A window of the Candidatus Kryptoniota bacterium genome harbors these coding sequences:
- a CDS encoding glycosyltransferase N-terminal domain-containing protein, with translation MAKQEVSPVSGKTNFLYSILFVNAMRLFFLAASLVNGKARRGFVGRRKLFHDLEKKLEKIPHGKRVWFHASSLGEFEQAKPIIELMKESGYKTVVTFFSPSGHDYSLNYPFADVVTYIPFDTKKNARRFVELVSPAAVIVMRYDLWLNHLVEARKHGAKVMLADATFPTKLLRRSAFIKEFFRELYQCCDAILTTTIEHRKMFDSFIGEGKAEVAGDTRYDRVHARSVTNSVLEKLPLRIDRSRRTVVVMGSTWPQDIDVLTGALKKLTEEYPELLILIVPHEPTSDEVRKLSAAFTGTMILSELDGTTEGFSFLIVDRVGLLTQLYVLGDIAYVGGGFGSGVHNVLEPAVYGIPIITGPRIERSDEAVALMKEGALFYVKDSEDSYEILRRMISDRSAREKAGTTAKNFVDRHLGASIFVADKIKLMCGGSPQ, from the coding sequence ATGGCTAAGCAAGAAGTGAGCCCTGTTTCCGGGAAGACGAATTTCCTGTATTCAATTCTGTTCGTCAACGCCATGCGTCTATTCTTCCTTGCAGCATCGCTCGTTAACGGCAAGGCGAGGCGGGGTTTCGTCGGGAGGAGAAAACTCTTTCACGATCTTGAGAAAAAACTTGAGAAGATTCCTCATGGCAAACGCGTCTGGTTCCATGCCTCCTCGCTGGGAGAGTTCGAGCAAGCAAAACCGATAATTGAGCTCATGAAAGAATCGGGTTACAAGACAGTGGTCACATTCTTCTCGCCTTCCGGTCACGATTACTCGCTCAATTACCCCTTTGCGGACGTCGTGACATATATTCCTTTCGATACAAAAAAAAACGCCCGCCGGTTCGTTGAATTGGTGTCGCCTGCCGCCGTTATCGTGATGAGATATGATCTTTGGTTGAACCATCTTGTCGAGGCCCGGAAACATGGAGCGAAGGTCATGCTTGCCGACGCGACTTTTCCGACAAAGCTCCTCAGAAGATCCGCTTTCATAAAAGAATTCTTTCGTGAATTGTATCAATGTTGCGACGCCATACTCACGACCACGATAGAGCACAGGAAAATGTTCGACTCGTTCATCGGCGAAGGCAAGGCTGAAGTCGCCGGTGACACTCGATACGATAGGGTTCACGCCCGGAGCGTCACGAATAGCGTACTGGAAAAGCTCCCATTGAGGATTGATCGGTCACGCAGGACAGTGGTCGTAATGGGGAGCACGTGGCCGCAGGATATCGATGTGCTGACGGGCGCGCTCAAGAAGCTAACTGAAGAATATCCGGAACTCCTGATATTGATCGTGCCGCACGAGCCGACCTCGGATGAAGTCAGGAAACTCTCTGCTGCTTTCACCGGGACAATGATCTTATCTGAGCTTGACGGCACGACCGAAGGTTTTTCATTTCTCATTGTTGACCGGGTCGGATTATTGACCCAGCTTTACGTGCTTGGCGATATAGCATATGTCGGAGGAGGTTTCGGCTCCGGCGTACACAACGTCCTCGAACCTGCCGTCTACGGCATTCCGATAATCACAGGTCCACGGATAGAGCGATCGGACGAAGCAGTTGCACTTATGAAAGAGGGTGCCCTCTTTTATGTTAAGGATTCGGAAGACAGCTATGAGATCCTTCGCAGAATGATCAGCGACAGGAGCGCAAGGGAAAAAGCCGGCACGACTGCGAAAAATTTTGTGGATCGCCATCTCGGTGCTTCAATTTTCGTCGCCGACAAAATCAAACTAATGTGCGGCGGAAGCCCGCAGTAA
- a CDS encoding nicotinate phosphoribosyltransferase, protein MDKPFHIASSREILDGKVTDIYFVRALEVLNAKGILKRVKAEFVVKHFPKDYPWAVFAGLEEALSLLSTLKVNVKSMVEGSVFHTNEPVLIVEGLYQDFAIYETAILGFLCQASGIATKAARIRIAAGTKPVIHFGARRMHPAITPMIDRSAFIGGCNGVATIAGAELLGLRASGTMPHSMILLFGDTVEAAKAFETVIDPLVQRTVLIDTFHDEKFEAVRVAEALGRKLYAVRLDTPGSRRGDFHAICKEVRWELDLRGFQNVKILVSGGVNENSIKNLNDVVDSYGVGTSISSAPVLDFAMDIVEIEGTPVSKRGKLSGEKQVYLKAKTGAREVLPSAANPKRGYTPLLKPQLDNGKRLSKERTPQEIRDFVLRQLKDLRLELETEF, encoded by the coding sequence ATGGACAAACCGTTTCATATCGCATCTTCAAGGGAAATCCTTGACGGAAAAGTTACAGACATTTACTTTGTGCGCGCTCTCGAGGTACTTAACGCAAAGGGAATCCTAAAGCGGGTTAAAGCGGAATTTGTGGTGAAGCATTTTCCGAAAGACTATCCATGGGCGGTGTTCGCGGGTCTCGAGGAAGCATTGTCGCTCCTCAGCACGCTTAAAGTGAATGTCAAATCGATGGTTGAGGGGTCGGTCTTCCACACCAATGAACCGGTGTTGATTGTAGAAGGTCTTTACCAGGATTTTGCAATATATGAAACAGCAATACTCGGTTTTCTTTGCCAGGCGTCAGGCATAGCGACCAAAGCGGCGCGAATAAGAATTGCCGCAGGGACGAAGCCTGTGATTCACTTTGGCGCAAGACGCATGCATCCCGCAATCACACCTATGATCGACAGGAGTGCTTTTATCGGTGGCTGCAATGGAGTGGCCACAATCGCCGGTGCAGAACTGCTGGGACTTAGGGCGTCGGGGACAATGCCCCACTCGATGATATTGCTTTTCGGAGATACCGTCGAGGCTGCCAAGGCCTTCGAAACTGTAATCGACCCCCTCGTCCAACGAACAGTCCTGATCGACACTTTTCATGATGAGAAGTTTGAAGCTGTTCGGGTCGCGGAAGCTCTCGGAAGGAAACTCTACGCGGTTCGGCTCGACACACCAGGTTCCAGACGCGGAGATTTTCACGCGATTTGCAAAGAAGTCAGATGGGAATTGGATCTCCGCGGATTTCAAAATGTCAAGATCTTGGTGAGCGGCGGCGTAAATGAGAACTCAATAAAGAACTTAAACGACGTAGTCGATTCCTACGGAGTGGGAACATCAATAAGCAGTGCGCCGGTATTGGATTTCGCGATGGATATTGTCGAGATAGAAGGAACACCCGTCTCAAAAAGAGGAAAGTTGTCGGGTGAGAAACAAGTTTACTTGAAAGCGAAAACCGGCGCTCGCGAAGTACTTCCGTCAGCAGCCAATCCAAAGAGAGGCTATACTCCACTCCTCAAGCCGCAATTAGACAACGGGAAGCGTCTGTCGAAAGAGAGGACTCCTCAGGAGATTAGAGACTTCGTTTTACGGCAGTTGAAGGATTTGAGATTAGAGCTTGAAACCGAATTCTGA
- a CDS encoding hotdog domain-containing protein → MKSGLDPGRKSSVTFKVEKKMVAAFEGKTVHEVLSTFHLVYYAELAARRLIEPFLEEHEEAVGFEISLKHIAPTRIGETVEMIAALTKMDGKRVTCTIEARNQKGKICEGTQTQILIRKGELY, encoded by the coding sequence GTGAAAAGCGGGCTCGATCCGGGCCGCAAGTCGTCCGTAACATTTAAGGTCGAGAAAAAAATGGTGGCGGCATTCGAGGGTAAGACTGTCCATGAAGTGCTCTCGACATTTCATCTTGTTTATTACGCCGAACTCGCCGCGAGACGTCTCATAGAGCCGTTTCTTGAAGAGCACGAGGAGGCTGTCGGATTTGAAATCTCTCTCAAGCACATCGCTCCTACCCGAATCGGAGAGACAGTAGAGATGATCGCGGCACTTACGAAAATGGATGGCAAAAGGGTAACGTGTACGATTGAGGCAAGAAATCAAAAAGGAAAGATCTGCGAGGGGACACAGACACAAATCCTTATCCGCAAAGGAGAGTTATACTGA
- the hemW gene encoding radical SAM family heme chaperone HemW: MGQNRDAHTIGIYVHIPFCEKKCFYCDFYSLENHSLRNEFISSLVREISGITARTSERPKADTIFFGGGTPSLLSEKEFDLILDTIRSNFDVSEDAEVTAECNPGTIDLQKLRAYSDLGINRLSFGVQSFFDDELKFLSRIHDSKQAAAAIETAHAAGFENVNLDLMYALPGQTIPRLESNLNRAIELGTKHISAYALIVEPGTPLFSAVAEGKVDPAGDSEEAAMYQHVMEALENSGFNHYEISNYSRDGFKCRHNLKYWNCEEYVGFGPSAHSYMAGRRWWNVSSLTNYVDSISAGKSPISAAETLNDSQKLDEFVLLKLRQGRLNLIEAAEKFGLSIGAQFVADLVKAGYASLSVDTLALTSKGFTVCDEIAEDLLAKHSVSV, translated from the coding sequence ATGGGGCAGAATCGGGATGCTCATACGATAGGTATATACGTCCATATTCCCTTCTGCGAGAAGAAGTGCTTCTACTGCGATTTCTACTCTCTGGAAAACCATTCTCTGCGGAATGAGTTTATTAGTTCATTAGTTCGGGAAATATCCGGAATCACCGCCCGCACTTCTGAAAGGCCAAAAGCAGATACGATATTCTTCGGCGGCGGTACACCTTCTCTTCTCTCGGAAAAGGAATTCGATTTGATACTTGACACCATCCGCTCCAACTTCGACGTCTCGGAGGACGCGGAGGTAACTGCCGAATGCAATCCCGGAACGATCGATCTGCAGAAGTTGAGGGCGTATTCTGATCTAGGCATTAATCGCCTCAGCTTCGGTGTACAGTCATTCTTCGATGACGAGCTCAAGTTTCTCTCCCGCATTCACGACTCAAAGCAGGCTGCAGCCGCGATCGAGACAGCTCATGCTGCGGGATTCGAAAATGTAAATCTCGATCTCATGTACGCATTGCCGGGTCAGACAATTCCACGGCTTGAATCGAATCTCAATCGAGCGATCGAGCTCGGCACAAAACACATTTCCGCCTATGCGCTGATAGTGGAGCCGGGTACGCCGTTGTTCTCGGCTGTCGCTGAAGGAAAAGTCGATCCCGCCGGCGATTCTGAAGAAGCAGCAATGTACCAGCATGTGATGGAAGCTCTTGAAAACAGCGGATTCAACCACTATGAGATTTCAAATTACTCCAGAGATGGGTTTAAGTGCAGGCACAATCTAAAATATTGGAACTGCGAAGAGTACGTGGGGTTCGGCCCAAGCGCTCATTCCTACATGGCAGGTAGAAGATGGTGGAATGTCTCCAGCCTGACGAATTACGTAGATTCAATTTCGGCGGGCAAGTCTCCTATCTCGGCCGCGGAAACCTTAAATGATTCCCAAAAACTGGATGAATTCGTCCTTCTGAAACTCCGCCAGGGTAGATTAAACTTGATTGAAGCTGCAGAGAAATTTGGATTATCGATCGGCGCTCAGTTCGTTGCCGATCTTGTCAAGGCTGGTTACGCATCACTTTCCGTCGACACGCTTGCTCTCACAAGTAAAGGCTTTACCGTTTGCGACGAGATTGCGGAAGATCTTCTCGCAAAACACTCCGTTTCAGTATAA
- the lepB gene encoding signal peptidase I, with translation MAQQKAPTKAQKPPKKRLRDSIEGLIFAIIAALLLKTFVVEAYRIPTGSMENTLLVGDFLLVNKFIYGSKSPQYLPFTDIQLPYFQLPSLRTPRHGDVIVFEWPGDRDQVKPPEPTNYIKRCIGLPGDTVQVINRLLYVNSGIVPYPTDVKFEALTMLPRGYPNPQIFPEGSDFNEDNYGPIVVPHKGELIPLDQSDYLKWKIFIRREGHSCDIQGGTVYVDGKPVKNYSIEDNYYFMMGDNRENSLDSRFWGFVPFKNIVGEAMIVYWSWDPEIPFYSLFSKLGSVRWGRIGMLIR, from the coding sequence TTGGCACAACAGAAAGCACCAACCAAGGCACAGAAGCCGCCGAAGAAGAGACTAAGGGATTCGATCGAAGGCCTGATATTTGCGATCATCGCAGCGCTTCTTCTCAAAACATTTGTTGTGGAAGCATACAGGATCCCGACGGGGTCGATGGAGAACACACTTCTGGTGGGGGACTTTCTTCTGGTGAACAAGTTTATTTACGGTTCGAAGAGCCCCCAGTACCTTCCGTTCACGGATATACAACTCCCGTATTTCCAGCTGCCGTCGCTCAGGACTCCACGGCACGGCGACGTGATAGTATTCGAATGGCCGGGCGACAGAGACCAGGTAAAGCCGCCTGAGCCGACGAACTACATCAAGAGATGCATCGGATTGCCCGGAGACACCGTGCAGGTGATCAATAGGTTGCTCTACGTGAACAGTGGAATTGTCCCGTATCCCACCGATGTCAAGTTCGAGGCGTTGACCATGCTTCCGAGAGGTTATCCCAATCCTCAAATATTTCCGGAAGGTTCAGATTTCAACGAAGACAATTACGGTCCGATCGTGGTGCCTCACAAGGGCGAACTCATTCCGCTGGATCAATCGGATTACCTGAAATGGAAAATCTTCATCCGAAGAGAAGGTCACTCGTGCGACATCCAGGGTGGAACAGTCTATGTGGACGGCAAGCCAGTGAAGAACTATTCCATCGAAGACAACTATTACTTCATGATGGGCGACAATCGGGAGAACAGTCTCGACAGCCGGTTCTGGGGATTCGTGCCGTTCAAGAATATAGTCGGCGAGGCGATGATAGTTTACTGGTCGTGGGATCCGGAAATTCCATTCTACAGTCTCTTCTCCAAATTAGGAAGTGTACGATGGGGCAGAATCGGGATGCTCATACGATAG
- the lepB gene encoding signal peptidase I, with product MARTEPSTKKKSPFLSLGTFITIVITLVLRVFVVQGCTTPTGSMENTILGGETMLVNKFIYGAQSPKYIPFTDIGIPSFRLPAIRHPQRGDIVVFNWPGMRDEVIPHERTDYLKRCIGLPGDTIQIVNRAVYVNGELFPNPPGEKIESNQILPRSYSNPQIFPEGSAYNEDNYGPIVVPKKGDRISVNAGTFTQWKIFIEREGHTCILQNGSVLVDGKMETEYVVTENYYFMMGDNRENSLDSRFWGFVPWKSIVGEPMIIYMSWNPDVPLYDVFAKIGSVRWDRIGVVLN from the coding sequence ATGGCACGTACCGAACCCAGCACGAAGAAAAAGAGTCCATTCCTTTCACTCGGTACTTTTATTACAATTGTGATAACATTGGTACTTCGCGTGTTCGTAGTTCAGGGTTGCACGACCCCGACGGGCTCGATGGAGAACACGATACTCGGCGGCGAAACCATGTTGGTGAACAAATTCATTTACGGAGCTCAGTCTCCAAAGTATATTCCCTTCACGGATATCGGAATACCGAGCTTCAGGCTCCCGGCGATCCGCCATCCTCAAAGAGGCGACATCGTCGTTTTCAATTGGCCTGGAATGAGAGACGAAGTGATCCCGCACGAGCGAACAGATTACCTCAAGCGCTGCATTGGCTTGCCGGGCGACACGATTCAGATCGTCAACCGGGCCGTGTACGTCAACGGAGAACTTTTCCCTAATCCGCCGGGAGAGAAGATCGAATCGAACCAGATACTCCCGAGGAGTTACTCGAACCCCCAGATTTTTCCGGAAGGTTCCGCGTACAACGAAGATAATTACGGACCGATCGTCGTCCCCAAAAAGGGAGACAGGATCTCGGTTAATGCCGGCACGTTCACTCAGTGGAAGATATTCATCGAACGCGAAGGGCACACTTGCATTCTCCAGAATGGAAGCGTACTTGTTGACGGCAAGATGGAAACAGAATATGTTGTCACTGAAAACTATTATTTCATGATGGGAGACAATCGCGAGAACAGCCTGGACAGCCGGTTCTGGGGATTCGTGCCCTGGAAGAGCATAGTCGGAGAGCCGATGATCATATACATGTCATGGAATCCGGACGTCCCACTTTACGATGTATTTGCCAAGATCGGATCGGTGAGATGGGACAGGATCGGAGTTGTTCTCAATTAG
- the lepA gene encoding translation elongation factor 4: MSFSPTEPVRSSQKIRNFCIIAHIDHGKSTLADRLLERTGTITAREMMDQVLDDMPLERERGITIKSHAIQMKYRRKNGDDYTLNLIDTPGHVDFSYEVSRSLAACEGAILVVDASQGVEAQTISNAYMAVDAGLEIIPVINKIDLPSAMIDDVKKQLVDLIGCKEEEIVLASAKANMGIDDVLEAVVSRIPPPRGDVDAPLRALIFDAKYDSYRGVVTYIRIVDGKLRTNDKVLFHKTGKSFLAEEVGILGMTRVPVQEIEAGNVGYLIAGVKELTETRVGDTVMNFTNPAPEALPGYREVKPMVFSGLYPAQSEHFEELRDALAKFKLNDAAFLYEPETSTALGFGFRCGFLGLLHMEIVQERLEREFNQTIITTVPNVEYKVVKSSGEILLVDNPANMPSPAEIDHIEEPYVTAQIISPSEFIGNVMKLCMDRRGVYKNTTYIDTKRADIRFELPLGEIVFDFFDKLKSLTRGYASFDYEYLDYRESQLAKLDILLNGDVVDALSSVVHREKSYDWGRKLCSRLRKLIPKQLFEVVIQAAIGSKIIARETISPIRKNVLAKCYGGDITRKRKLLEKQKEGKKRMKQIGRVEVPQEAFLAVLSLNDEE; the protein is encoded by the coding sequence ATGAGTTTTTCCCCGACTGAACCAGTTCGGTCCTCTCAGAAAATTCGCAACTTCTGCATCATCGCCCACATCGACCATGGGAAGTCGACGCTGGCTGACAGGCTTCTCGAGCGAACCGGCACCATCACAGCACGTGAAATGATGGACCAGGTGCTCGACGATATGCCCCTCGAGAGAGAACGCGGCATCACAATAAAGAGCCATGCCATCCAGATGAAATACAGGAGAAAGAATGGCGATGACTACACTCTCAATCTCATCGATACACCCGGGCACGTCGACTTTTCTTACGAAGTGTCGCGTTCTCTTGCTGCGTGCGAGGGAGCAATACTAGTAGTCGATGCTTCACAGGGAGTCGAAGCTCAGACAATCAGCAACGCTTATATGGCGGTGGATGCGGGACTTGAGATTATACCGGTCATAAATAAGATAGATCTACCCAGCGCGATGATCGATGATGTCAAGAAGCAGCTTGTCGACCTCATCGGGTGTAAGGAAGAGGAGATTGTGCTCGCAAGCGCCAAGGCAAACATGGGAATCGACGATGTGCTTGAAGCGGTCGTCAGCAGGATCCCGCCGCCTCGCGGAGACGTCGATGCCCCTCTTCGCGCTTTGATCTTCGACGCTAAATACGATTCATACCGCGGAGTTGTCACCTACATAAGGATCGTCGATGGCAAGCTTAGAACGAACGACAAAGTGCTCTTTCATAAGACGGGCAAGTCTTTCCTGGCTGAAGAGGTCGGCATACTCGGAATGACCAGGGTTCCCGTTCAGGAAATAGAGGCGGGAAATGTCGGTTACCTGATCGCGGGTGTGAAAGAGCTGACTGAAACCCGCGTGGGTGACACGGTGATGAATTTCACCAATCCTGCCCCGGAGGCGCTACCCGGGTACAGGGAGGTGAAGCCGATGGTGTTCAGCGGGCTCTACCCTGCCCAGAGCGAGCACTTTGAAGAATTGCGCGACGCACTTGCGAAGTTCAAACTGAACGACGCGGCATTTCTTTACGAGCCCGAGACATCGACTGCACTCGGATTCGGATTCAGGTGCGGCTTCCTCGGTTTGCTCCATATGGAGATCGTCCAGGAACGGCTCGAGCGCGAATTCAACCAGACGATTATCACTACCGTTCCGAACGTCGAGTATAAGGTTGTGAAATCCTCAGGAGAAATTCTTCTTGTCGACAATCCCGCGAATATGCCGTCGCCCGCTGAGATCGATCACATCGAAGAACCCTATGTCACCGCGCAGATCATTTCCCCGTCGGAATTTATCGGCAATGTCATGAAGCTTTGCATGGACCGGCGGGGCGTTTACAAGAACACTACGTACATCGACACGAAGCGGGCCGATATCAGATTCGAGCTGCCGCTTGGCGAAATTGTGTTCGACTTCTTCGACAAGTTGAAGTCGCTGACGAGAGGTTACGCATCTTTCGACTATGAATATCTTGATTATCGCGAGTCTCAGCTCGCAAAACTTGACATACTTCTGAATGGTGACGTTGTGGACGCCCTGTCGTCTGTGGTGCACCGGGAAAAATCATACGACTGGGGAAGAAAACTCTGTTCCCGTTTGCGCAAATTGATTCCCAAGCAGCTATTTGAAGTTGTAATTCAGGCGGCTATCGGGAGCAAGATCATCGCTCGCGAAACCATTTCTCCTATCCGGAAAAACGTGCTGGCAAAATGTTATGGCGGCGACATAACACGAAAACGAAAACTTCTCGAGAAACAAAAAGAAGGGAAGAAAAGAATGAAGCAGATCGGGCGCGTCGAAGTCCCTCAGGAAGCCTTTCTTGCAGTACTTTCCCTTAATGACGAGGAATAA
- a CDS encoding tetratricopeptide repeat protein codes for MRRFLVPAMVFGLMVAPGFAQNPDEMNNFRIAQALEQSGEYQKALGFYKQLYQLNPSNIMYFDGLRRTYMSLKLYPDAERLVMERIESDSTNIVLVCELADAYYKGGSPDSAFIFWNKALALNPDNPATYRAVAGFLINNRLFDRAIDVYRKGDALPSSNGSFISDIARLYFLNMNYGESVKELMKLLTIQNQNFAITYIEQQLGAYASSKQALGEIIAQMETEVKQSPGNVDYRRILAFLYMETKDYSSAYKSYKWLDEHSDIPGSELMAFADRAYNDEAFEVAANAYDEVSMLIHATPAKAQAIMGYGNSLLRMGELHASDESIPCPAEDSLTELRNALSAFGRVINEFPSSPFMSEAVLRSIEIMISYFDDFPGAETMFSKYGGILKATDSDGVLLRIRLSMAEGKFAEALDTALGSIQSCKGVSNEICDRLRYESALALYFMGMYDSSKYYLGTITANPKSDAANESIQLLDLIVNNIGSPAVLKEFASANSMETSDRVAEALEVYQQILKEYPQAPLADNARLALATDYCKLGKPAEALKYLAILAEDSTGIFADRAQFNTGRIYELTLHDKQKAISVYENFLIRFPNSIYQDKVRSIIAEMSNGNS; via the coding sequence ATGAGGAGGTTCTTAGTCCCGGCAATGGTATTCGGCCTCATGGTGGCTCCTGGATTTGCGCAGAATCCTGATGAGATGAACAATTTCAGGATAGCTCAAGCTCTCGAGCAGTCGGGCGAATATCAAAAAGCTCTGGGATTCTACAAACAATTGTACCAGCTCAATCCCTCGAACATCATGTACTTTGACGGGCTCAGGCGAACTTACATGTCCTTGAAACTATACCCGGACGCCGAGCGGTTGGTCATGGAACGGATCGAATCGGATTCGACGAACATTGTCCTCGTGTGCGAACTTGCCGACGCATACTACAAAGGCGGCTCCCCCGACAGCGCTTTCATTTTTTGGAACAAGGCGCTGGCGTTGAATCCAGACAACCCGGCTACCTACCGGGCAGTTGCGGGGTTCTTGATAAACAACAGGTTGTTCGACAGGGCGATAGACGTTTACAGGAAGGGTGACGCACTTCCGTCATCTAACGGGTCCTTCATTTCCGACATCGCAAGATTGTACTTCCTCAACATGAATTACGGCGAATCTGTGAAAGAGCTCATGAAATTGTTGACCATTCAGAATCAGAATTTCGCCATTACATATATCGAGCAGCAGCTCGGAGCGTACGCATCAAGTAAACAGGCGCTTGGTGAGATCATCGCGCAAATGGAAACTGAAGTAAAACAATCGCCCGGCAATGTCGATTACAGGAGGATCCTCGCTTTTCTTTATATGGAGACAAAGGATTACTCATCCGCATACAAATCGTACAAGTGGCTTGACGAGCATTCAGATATTCCGGGGAGTGAGTTGATGGCTTTTGCCGACCGCGCCTATAATGACGAAGCTTTCGAAGTCGCCGCGAACGCCTACGACGAAGTCTCGATGCTCATTCATGCGACTCCGGCAAAAGCCCAGGCCATAATGGGATATGGGAATTCTCTTCTGAGAATGGGCGAATTGCATGCGTCTGATGAAAGCATCCCTTGTCCGGCTGAAGATTCGCTCACGGAGTTGCGAAACGCGCTATCCGCATTCGGAAGAGTCATAAATGAATTTCCCTCAAGTCCGTTCATGAGCGAGGCCGTACTCAGGTCGATCGAGATCATGATCAGCTACTTCGATGATTTTCCCGGAGCGGAGACTATGTTCTCGAAATATGGCGGGATCCTGAAGGCCACAGATTCTGACGGCGTTCTGTTAAGAATTCGCTTGAGCATGGCAGAAGGAAAATTCGCGGAAGCGCTGGACACCGCACTTGGAAGTATTCAATCATGCAAGGGAGTTTCCAATGAGATATGCGACAGGCTCAGGTACGAGTCCGCTCTTGCACTGTACTTCATGGGAATGTACGACAGCTCGAAGTATTACTTAGGAACGATCACAGCTAACCCGAAATCTGATGCGGCTAATGAGTCCATTCAGCTGCTTGATCTTATTGTGAACAACATCGGGAGTCCAGCTGTCCTGAAGGAGTTTGCTTCAGCCAATTCGATGGAGACCTCGGACCGCGTGGCGGAGGCGCTTGAAGTGTACCAGCAAATATTGAAGGAGTATCCCCAGGCGCCGCTCGCCGATAATGCCCGGCTCGCGCTTGCTACAGACTATTGCAAACTGGGTAAGCCGGCCGAAGCCCTGAAGTATCTGGCAATTCTCGCCGAGGACAGCACCGGAATATTTGCAGACAGGGCCCAGTTCAATACGGGGAGGATCTACGAGCTTACCCTCCACGATAAGCAGAAGGCGATCTCGGTCTACGAGAATTTCCTGATTCGATTTCCCAATTCAATTTATCAGGACAAGGTCAGATCGATTATTGCTGAAATGTCAAACGGAAACTCGTGA
- a CDS encoding asparagine synthetase B, whose product MKKTIFLILVLLSQVSLCQTKIFVYMDLKQTNDLKAYGIAFYTLEKGEEVDWLLNYRGGSFMFDYNDDVANQCRIRGVAFDILSGAQASQIYATVQDVDNNMDVVRLEKAPKIAVYIPPNFKPWDDAVTLALEYAQIPYTQVWDEDVLAGKLSNYDWLHLHHEDFTGQYGKFYASYANATWYIEEQATYEKEAHKLGFKKVSDEKKAVAAAIKNYVGQGGFLFAMCSATETLDIALAAQRTDICDVMFDGDPPDPDAQQRLDYSQCLAFENFKLVTDPYRYAFSDINDPQNDMVQFRDPTTDYVTLFQFSAKYDPVPTMLTQDQVNVIHNFMGQTTSFKKDLIKPNVVVLAQKEGTDEIKYIHSDYGKGTWTFLGGHDPEAYEHLVGDPPTDLSLHMNSPGYRLILNNILFPAAERKPQKT is encoded by the coding sequence TTGAAGAAGACAATTTTCCTGATTCTGGTTTTACTCTCGCAAGTCTCGTTGTGCCAGACGAAGATATTCGTTTACATGGATTTGAAACAGACGAACGATCTGAAGGCGTACGGGATTGCGTTCTACACACTCGAAAAAGGTGAGGAGGTCGACTGGCTCCTGAACTACCGCGGCGGCTCGTTCATGTTCGACTACAACGACGACGTCGCGAACCAGTGCAGGATCCGCGGCGTTGCTTTCGATATACTCTCGGGGGCCCAGGCCTCGCAGATATATGCTACGGTGCAGGATGTCGACAACAACATGGACGTTGTGCGGCTGGAGAAAGCACCGAAGATTGCGGTTTACATTCCGCCCAATTTCAAGCCGTGGGACGATGCGGTCACACTAGCTCTGGAGTACGCACAAATTCCGTATACGCAGGTGTGGGACGAAGATGTCCTTGCAGGGAAGCTCTCGAATTACGACTGGCTTCACCTTCATCACGAGGATTTCACGGGTCAGTACGGCAAGTTCTACGCATCGTACGCCAATGCAACATGGTACATCGAGGAGCAGGCGACCTACGAAAAAGAGGCACACAAGCTCGGGTTCAAGAAAGTCTCAGACGAGAAGAAAGCAGTGGCGGCGGCAATTAAGAACTATGTCGGGCAGGGAGGATTCCTTTTCGCGATGTGTTCTGCGACAGAAACGCTTGACATCGCGCTGGCTGCTCAGCGGACAGACATTTGTGACGTCATGTTCGACGGCGACCCGCCTGATCCAGACGCACAGCAGAGACTGGACTACTCCCAGTGTCTCGCATTCGAGAATTTCAAACTGGTTACCGATCCGTATCGTTACGCTTTTTCAGACATAAACGATCCTCAAAACGACATGGTACAGTTCCGCGATCCGACAACGGACTACGTAACGCTGTTCCAGTTCTCCGCGAAATACGATCCGGTCCCCACAATGCTGACTCAGGATCAGGTAAACGTAATTCACAATTTCATGGGGCAGACGACATCATTCAAGAAAGATCTGATAAAGCCAAACGTCGTTGTGCTTGCCCAGAAGGAAGGCACGGACGAGATCAAGTACATCCACAGTGACTACGGGAAGGGGACATGGACATTTCTTGGTGGGCACGACCCCGAAGCTTACGAACATTTAGTGGGCGATCCTCCGACCGATCTTTCCCTTCACATGAATTCACCGGGCTACAGGTTGATACTCAACAACATTCTTTTTCCGGCGGCTGAGAGGAAACCTCAGAAGACGTGA